aAGGTACTAGAAAAGGACCGAGGAAGTAACCAATTTGTGTTACGGTAGATAGCATTTCCTTGCTTTAATATGAATAACACTAAGGTGCATGCAGTTTTATCTAAATATAGTAACTAGAAAAGAAGAGTTGAGGATGTTGAATCTCTGTCTCATCTTGTGAAATCATTTTATGTTTTCTCAAAGTAAAGGTTCTGGGATTCAGTCCTGCAAATCAAGCTCGTTCTCAGCTCTGCAAAACTTGGACCTGAACAAGCAAGAAACATCGGAGTATTATCAAATAcgattttgttttattattttgatcaaTGATGCATTATTTACTTCTTGGAAACAGGTGTCGTAGTTCAGTTGAAGTACCATAGAACCAACATTGTGGAGATCATAGATAATTATGAGCCACGGAAATAAACTGATAATAGAGTTGAAGTCAGAGTGAGTTTAGATTAAAATGTATCTGCAACAGTCTGGGACTTGAACACATAATTATCTGATGAAACTAGATGAAGCACTTCAGGTGTATCTCGACAACCATATACAGCTTCTGACTTCTGTAGTCTAATTGTCGACAACCATATACAGCTTCTGACTTCTGTAGTCTAATTGTCGATGACCTTATAAGGGTTCTAACTTCTGAGTTGGTATAACTGGGAAATAAGAACAAGGCCGGAAagaaatttatttaatgtgTGATATTGTTTCACTCTGTTAATATTCATGaggatttgataaaaaaataaagagctTAAGATGAAAATTAATGAAATGTACATAGCACACCTGAGAAAGTGTTacatccttgagtggttaaatTTCAAGGTTCTCTTAGAGCTAAAAATGGCTTGAACAACATTGCAATTCCGATTGCTTCGATGACATTCAAGATAAAGAAAACAAGCTGAGTACCTACAATACAACAACACAGGAATAAAATTGTTAATGGATGGTAGGAAATCATAAAAGCAAAGAGATCCCAAGAACACCTTTTAGCAAGATAATTATGAGTTTAAGGTCTCTGCAGaactttagcaaaaaaaaatgatgaCTTTAATATCATAGCGGAAACTACTGAGAATATACTGAAAAATGATATTGAATGAACTTGGTCTAACAGAGTGCACTCTGCAGAGATATATGAATGTATAGTTCATGGACATGATTTAGAGATGAATTGAAAGAGATGAGTAAGATGCAGAAACACAAACTCATGCACGAGGACAGAAGATATTGGATTAAAAATGTGCACGTTAGAAAAAAGTATGCAGGGCAGTGTAATAACCAAATGCGTCATAAACTGTTTACATAACAAAGAAAATAAGATTCATACCAGGCAGAAAGGCGGCATCTTGGCGGACTTGAGCCCATGAAAGACTGCAGGGGGGAGAAATTAAAATTAGACGGCAGAAATAATCTTTTTGATGCAGGACATGAATTCATTAATGTTCCACGTCGAAACTTGTAGACACTATGATTATAAAATAAGTCTCTATCCTAATCTcacataataaaaaatcatattttttggcAAGTTGAGCTGGATTTATCGATGATCCAATTATTCTGGGTCGAGTTTATTGTGGACACGAGTTCAggatatgaataaaaattcattATGGGCTCGGAATGTAGCCCGAGTTGTAATTTAAATGCACTACACAATTGCAGCAAATAAACACTGCTTAGAAAATGGCAAAAGCAGTTTTAAAGTTTTTCTTCTGCTTTATCTTGGTTATTTCCCAAGCCTTTAAAATCCACTTATAAGACTGTAAGACCGAAATGTATCTcaattacattttttttgtttattagaTGTTCAGagagaaaaacaaagaaaataaaatacagatAAATTGCTGTGTTTACTAATTCTCCATGCATAACCCAAAGGTATGATTATCTGGTATCTGCTAAATGCAGAAAGCTACTTAACTTATTAGCTGGCCACCAGAAACTGATCCCCGCAAGATCCCTTACTCACATCCGTTAAACGTTACCTACATAGCATTCCATCTTTTTCTTGGTAATTAACAAGTCAAACTACAGTTGAGTCTTTATTACTTATACAGGCCTCTTTATCAATATCCTTCACTCAACTAATTATAGCCAACTGCAACACAGTCCACAATCATGTGCTGACAATTAAGATGATCCTTTTTACGTGACTCCAACCATGCATTTATTAAATACAGATTCTGGTTAGCCATGCATATaatcttatttaatataaatctaTATTTATGTCTCAACACAGCTTAGGATTTAGAAAAGTTGGTTACTTTACACTCATACGGTGATGAATAGCACTATGAATAAATTTTCTTGTGAATTGGTGACTTCAAATCATGAACAATAATACAAAAAAGGATTTAAAGATAGTGATAAAAGAACTTACAGTGCCCCTCCACCTGCTGGACCAATTGCTTTGAAAAATGACATAGCAGTCATGGCAATGCCATTAGCAGCACCTCTTTGGTGTTGATCCTGTTGTTACCATGCAAGAATATACATGTAATAAGATCATAAATGACCCTGGATGGAAATTTTTAAGAAGGAAATACCAAAATAAGTAGGAGAAAAAGATTACCACAGCCCTGTTTTGCAGTATGAACATGCCGGTAACGATGCACAGCTGCATGATGTCGTAAGTATTAGAATTTAAGTTAATAGGAGCAATACGAAATTTCTCATCATATTGAATGTAAAAATTCATTTTATcattatcaataaatttatgaatatgATCTATCATCTGTAGGCAAATTATTATGCTTCTATCTTTGTGAATAAAAACTGCAACTTTTCCACTCACCAATATGACAAAAATATTGGAAGGGAAAAAGTGTCCTTTCCATTGCTGGAGAGTCCTTTCCATTGCTGGAGTGTTCATTTGGTGATTTATGTAAAATTCTaattcaaagaatattggaaggCAAAAAGTGTTCATTTGGTGATTTATGGACTATATATTTTCCCCAAATACGGGTGTATGCAGAAAATGGCAGCTTTGACAGGGGTGTGGCCTTGTGGCTACAATACCTACATATACTCTAATGTCAAATTATATTTGATAGATCTAGTGTGGAACACTTTAGATGTAAAAAAGCCGCCAATTATGAGATAGATATTACATATGTTGAGAGAAGCTTGTAAATAATGTCGTAAATGAACTTACAGATAGTACATTCTTCAGCACAGAGGCACATGTTATCAACAATGCAAGAGTGACCCCTGATAGCAAGGCTATATATGAATAACTAGTCAAAAGAGGAATGCAGGCGAACTGTAACAAAAGAAGTTGGGCCACATGTTagaattttacatgtttatggGCATAgaattaaaacattaaattcaaatagTCTGAATGCTTACTCCTGAAACACGAGCTAGCGTAAGGAAACCGAATCTCCTCTCCAGTGGTGGAAATATGAAAAGCTGAAAGACTAAAAGTCCAAACCCTGTAGAGAGAGAATCTCATTAGAACCCCATGAATGTTCAACAACTATGGGAAGAGGACATATTCTGACAAAATTAAAATGTTACTATCCCTTAATTTCACACTGAACCCGGACAATAAATTTTCAGAGATGTAAAGTTCGCTTAGCACTATGTTAAACCTTCCGATGATTCTACAGCTATGTGACAATAACTCTGTTTTCTTGAAAGTAAGAGGGAATCTTAAAAATTTTAGTTACAAAACTAGGTAAATATGAAGTATCAGAGTCTCAGTTCTCAGAAACTGAACACCAGCTAACCAGGGTTCGCAAAAAAAGGTATGTAGAATTAGAATGTTAGAGGTAAATTTAAGATTTATGATTATCACACTTGATTGGTGAACTCTGGGAATGTAGTTCTTTATTTTGTAAAACGATCTGCAAATAGTGTTGCTCACCTACTAACAAGAGcatcctattttatatatgatcgTACTTGGGAAGCAAATAATGCTCTTCCTGAGATTGTAGCGGCTTCAGCTcatgtattattattatcttagTGCCAAGGCTTTACTTCAACAAAAAAAAGACTAGGTACAACATTCATACCACAAAATTCCCATGTTTATAGCTACACCTTCAACCATAACAATTTTTAGTATGAAATCTTTATTAATAACAGTGATGAACTTTACATTTTTATATGGTCTCATATTTAACCAAGTTACAAGGAGGGTATATAAGGTGATAGATATATAAGCAAGTGCAATTTGAGGTTGCAGTTCTTGAAAAATGAACCAATCAAAGTTTACAATGAAAACAAGCAAATTAGAGATGTACAAGTGACGTGAAACTCATATATATCAGAtgaaaacaaacattataagcAATATCAAAAGCCTAAAATTATTGTATGGTGTTGTTTGGCTTTTGCTGCTTGCCGATGTTGTGGTCGTTTTTAGAGTtagttgattttattttgtaattttataccCATATTAATCTTGGCATAAGCTGGTTGCCCTGAAATTTGAAGTCATGCTCTTACACAAATCATTAAAATTCCACAATTTTGCTAAAGCATTGTTCTTTAAGTTCAAGAGAATGACCATCTTCTTAAGGTAAGATAACGGTTAGTAATTAGTATAGCACACGAAAGGAAAGgagagaaaattaaaaatcttttaGATACATGATCTGAAGCATTGAATCACTGACTTACCCGGcatcaaacactaaattttctaataaaaaaagaattatgcTTTTAATACAACCAGAAACTGAAGGGGCAATAGATGCACTATGCAGTTATTCATCATATCTTCAAAACACGCAGAGTATAAAAGAAATGCATAAGCTTGCAATGATATGTTCTTCAGTTATAACTGAGTTTGAGATTATGCTTGAAGTAAAGCAGGGAATCGAAAGAAATATGTTtgtaaaagtaatataataagtTTCTGTACCTGTAAATGACAAAATTTCACCAACACCATCAGTTGAATAATTCAAACCCCCTAACTTCCTAGGGCTCACTGCCCATAATGAGAATATCTGTATATATGAATTAATCAATTTAACAGCAAAAATCGAATTACAGTTCAAAGGATAGTCATAGAGGAGGAGCATATCTGATTTTAAATGTCAATTTCAGAGTACAACTGTAGAAACTACAATAATCCCAAGTACTTCACATGTGTTATGGTCTTAAAAAAATGGATCATGCCGGGGGTTAAAATGTTTAGAAGGAATTGATAGTTCACCATCACTTTTCCTAGATTGTAAATATCCTTACAATGACCTTCAGTATTTGACCTTTTGTCAAGAATGCTGCATACCTTTTTCTCCAATGTCAGACACGAGCTATTTATTATCCTTTAATGCATAACATGGAACATTAGACATGACGCCTTTAATTTCATTAGAGTTGAAAATTTACATTTAAGAAACAATATGGcctgttaattttttttcccactTTCTCATTCTTCTGATACCTGTCCCCAAGAATCAAACAACACTAACTGCCAGTCAAACcccattttcaaaatttattcatACCAAAACCATAGTACCATAACTCCAAgttttaaaaaacttataacTCCTAATTATATCTGTGTCGATCCTGCATACAaatcatttctttattttctctCTGATTTGCTTCCAGCTGAAACAAAGTTATAGTTCAAACtgtattcagaaaaataaactCTATCTTACCTCTGTGTAAGCCATATCATGTAGTGAGAAAACACAATAGACCATGATTGATGACATCAACGGCCAGTTCATTAATAGGCTTCCACTAGAatctgtttttctttttcgGCCCGTACCCTCCTTTTCCTCAGATCCATGCGCACATTCTAAATTTTCCAAAGAGTCAGGACATGATACCTTGTGTAACTCTGGCATGTGAAGTGTCTCCTGTATATTGAAAAGTTTAACATACATTGTTGAATGAATACATGTTAAATCCTTTAGTTGCTTATTTGACCTTGTTGGAGAGGACCAAGAATAAGTCATGACAAAGAGAGAAATATAGCAACATTAATTTGAATAGTTTTAGATGCTCCATCAGATAAAACATATGAAAGTAGAAGAATAGTGACTAATTGGATACCGGAAGCCAAAAGCAGGCAATAGCGATGACTAGTGCCAAATGTGAAATACTAAGGCAGGGCAAGAAGTAGCAGAAGTGTACTAAAAGCATACTAGAGCCAAAAGTGAGATAGCAAGATAAAACTTGTGACAGCAGAAGAATAGGGTAATAAAACCATACCGGAAGCCAAAAGCAGGCAATACCAATGACTAGTGCCAAAAGCGAAATAGCAAGGCAGGGCAAGAAGTATGGGAATCTGCATAAAGTTTTATAGTTAAGAAATGTCTGCACttcaaaaaacaaacaaataataacttgtaaaaaattattcaaattaacaaGAATTACCTCCCAAATATTGATTCTTGAGAAAATATAGCTGGAAACTTGTCTGCAGGCTTTgtattaaaagaaaaagaaaaagaaaaagaaaacatcaTGAGCCAAAACAAGATCATGCATGAAAGAAACTGCTAGAAGAACAAACTATGGAGATAATTATTAAGAGATATAATTGAggcaattatatattttataaggtGTATCTTTacttaaaaatgttaaaaaattcaTGGTGGGAGAGATCTTTAATACAAATTAATGACCTTGATTTATAAATACATCAAAGAGAGCTTTTTCTACTTTTAAAGGACTAGAAACAGGAAACAGAAAACCTGGGCTAAGAAACCTCCAATAGCAGGGCCAATTATCAATCCAGTTCCCCATGCTGTACTAACCTGTTTTACAATGAAATAAAGAGATTATAAATACAAATGATGGAGTAACATTTTGATCTTCGTAACTTTAATATTTGAAACTTGTAGTGTCGTGTACCATAAGAGCTTACAGTTGATAGTGCTGTAGCCTGGTATTCATCCCGGACCAACTCTGACGCATATGCCTGATCATGGGGAAAAACATCACAATGTAAGACCCTAATGAACTCGAGAAAAATTCTGTGCGGACAAACAAACTACCAGAATGGATGTGAGACAAAATGTGCCATATGCTGAGCCAAGAGTTAATTTGTGGGACCCTTGCCCCTTCGAGTGATCATCCATAGAGTACATGACATTAACTTGAAAACATTAAAAGTCAACCTGATTGTGTATCTGAAACTAATCTGATTAATTAGAGATACCTTTATTGGTCCAAGTACACCGTTTAAGCTTCCAAGAAGAAACCTTGTAGCAATTGCCATCCAAAAATTTATACTTAGTCCAAAAAGAGTGTTTGTTACAACTCTGCAAATTATCAGTTATAGAAAGCTGTTACAAGACAAGCATAATAGAAGTAGCCAAAAGAATCACGAGAGCGAGGTAATTGAGGTACATACACTACGAAAGTGCCAAAAATAATAACAACTTTCCGACCATATCTGTCAGCCACCCAGCCCCAGAAGACAGATGTGAAAACCCTTCCGAGCATGTATGCTGACCCTAAGAAAGTAAAAGGCATAAATCTAGGTCTATTGACATGCTATGAATAACAGACCAAAAATGAATTTGGTGACATGGAAACAATTGCTCACCTACGTAACCTGCATAGTAACTTATATTCTCTTCTTCTTTTGTGATATTGAAGTCCCTTACCTGGAAGAGATAACGTGGAACTGGTGAGTTTATGGATTGTCGAGTTAAATTTTGATCAGCTATAAATAGAGATTTAGGGAGTTGGATCTAATCTCGTTCCATCCTAATCACCTGGATGGATATCATTTTTTCAACATAATAAGATTTAATTTAACTCAACTAATATATGAGTTGAAACTTTATAAGATTATTTAACAGAAACAACTACCAGAGGTGATTTGATCCTGATAATTAATTGTATTGcaaaagagaatataaaataaacaagatagATAGGAGGAAATAATTTCAATAAGAATTTATAGAATACCAAAAGTAGATGACTTCAGAAAAAGCCTATAAACATGTTCAGAAGTTTCACCAAGTACTTTTGATAGAGGTACAATTTTATAATGGAATAGGAATACATACTTACCATAAAATAAAGGAATGGGAAAAGAGATGATATCGGCAGAGCTGCAATGAGTATTGAACTTTAGTAAAAATCATCAGAACTGAAGGATATGCTAAAAGATGTCATTCTTATTTAGCAGATTAAGATAACAACAAATTAACTAAGAGTGCCTCAGTTAGTTTTGTGCTACTGTCTAAACTACAGGTAGTTAAACAAAGTTTCTAGAAGTTCTGTTATCTCATATCTACATGActtctttatttaaatttatgattatTGTAGCCAAAAGCAGACGCCACTCCCAGCTACATCTGTTGCAGTTAGTTTATCAAATCTAATaggttttttcttatttagctTCATTGACCTTATCGAATAGATAGCATGAATGATCATCTCAACATATTTTAGCTCTTATTATCCATTTTAAGCTGTTGTGATGAGCAACTAATTACAAAAAGTGTtactcattatttttgaaatacaaTGTACTCTCCCTAATCCACATTGATAGTCGCATTCAACAAACTCCTATATATCAAAAAACtctttttgtccatttttttcGCCAGTGTTCAATTATTCTCTTATTTCTGATATTCCAGTGATCACATTTCCTTTAGAAATATCTGATGCCAGCACTATTAAACTTAGGAATATTGTAATAATGTCAACATATATTACCATCAACTAACAGTGAAATGTTCAATAGAAAAAAGAAGGAATCGGATCCTTTCTTGGAACTAATGGAataaacagagagagagagagagagaaatttCCCAAACTTTTCAGTCATCATTGTTTATGTTGTTCTGACAACAATTTTGAAGATTAATTTTGTAGTCAGGGATGGAATTTGTTTAGGCAAAAAATGTGCAACCATCTCTTCAAGTCCTTACTGAGTTCAAATTTTGGCCTCTTTTAAAGTGAGCGTTAGAGTAGATaaatataggggccgtttggccaaacttaaaaaaagtgattccatgcttaaagtaaagaagtggagtagaagtgggAAGTAAATAAgctaataaagtgtttggaaaaaaagcagaagctgtgagagagaagctagcattctcagcttcttaaaagtgcttctacttctttacacaaacgggtcaagaaaagcagaagccagaagcagaagcaacttcttGTTCCCAAACAGCCCCATAGATAACAAAGACAATTACTATATGGAAGAGTAATTAAATTTACAGCTAACTATTAGTGTTCTTGTGTAATACAAACATATTGTTTCATGCAATACTGAAATAACTAATGATCCCTTTTGGCcgtgatagagc
This genomic window from Daucus carota subsp. sativus chromosome 7, DH1 v3.0, whole genome shotgun sequence contains:
- the LOC108196854 gene encoding protein ZINC INDUCED FACILITATOR-LIKE 1 isoform X2 — translated: MASEDVKEVLLGKEYFEGCPGCQVDKRKALQRGVPYKELSIIWIVLLASALPISSLFPFLYFMVRDFNITKEEENISYYAGYVAYMLGRVFTSVFWGWVADRYGRKVVIIFGTFVVVVTNTLFGLSINFWMAIATRFLLGSLNGVLGPIKAYASELVRDEYQATALSTVSTAWGTGLIIGPAIGGFLAQPADKFPAIFSQESIFGRFPYFLPCLAISLLALVIGIACFWLPETLHMPELHKVSCPDSLENLECAHGSEEKEGTGRKRKTDSSGSLLMNWPLMSSIMVYCVFSLHDMAYTEIFSLWAVSPRKLGGLNYSTDGVGEILSFTGFGLLVFQLFIFPPLERRFGFLTLARVSGFACIPLLTSYSYIALLSGVTLALLITCASVLKNVLSLCIVTGMFILQNRAVDQHQRGAANGIAMTAMSFFKAIGPAGGGALLSWAQVRQDAAFLPGTQLVFFILNVIEAIGIAMLFKPFLALREP
- the LOC108196854 gene encoding protein ZINC INDUCED FACILITATOR-LIKE 1 isoform X1 gives rise to the protein MASEDVKEVLLGKEYFEGCPGCQVDKRKALQRGVPYKELSIIWIVLLASALPISSLFPFLYFMVRDFNITKEEENISYYAGYVGSAYMLGRVFTSVFWGWVADRYGRKVVIIFGTFVVVVTNTLFGLSINFWMAIATRFLLGSLNGVLGPIKAYASELVRDEYQATALSTVSTAWGTGLIIGPAIGGFLAQPADKFPAIFSQESIFGRFPYFLPCLAISLLALVIGIACFWLPETLHMPELHKVSCPDSLENLECAHGSEEKEGTGRKRKTDSSGSLLMNWPLMSSIMVYCVFSLHDMAYTEIFSLWAVSPRKLGGLNYSTDGVGEILSFTGFGLLVFQLFIFPPLERRFGFLTLARVSGFACIPLLTSYSYIALLSGVTLALLITCASVLKNVLSLCIVTGMFILQNRAVDQHQRGAANGIAMTAMSFFKAIGPAGGGALLSWAQVRQDAAFLPGTQLVFFILNVIEAIGIAMLFKPFLALREP